In Astyanax mexicanus isolate ESR-SI-001 chromosome 5, AstMex3_surface, whole genome shotgun sequence, a single window of DNA contains:
- the ubn2a gene encoding ubinuclein-2a isoform X1, whose product MAEAGRTLQPPPLLPGLCDPGIRRVRRTDMENGTNTGTGTGTVRLQLKLSEPDELFSPEFNYGELIQSLQTKKEVPSAVPPHDPTNPFDDDARERREVEALAKKFESKYGTACSKKRKDRVQDLIDIGFGYDENDSFIDNSEAYDELVPASLTTKLGGFYINTGTLQFRATSESEGEEPDGDEQTREGEEPGLKRKRKDEDTEEKKLQKPQPPKQGLEPLNVPQPEKKKRKKLMKDSLCLAAMLRRFTKEKEEIRKQTPAGINPALTSNLHHAHTLRTTTNNDPLLTDLTSDPAVMSLLTSSNGNELHDLLSDLDFSVLDTGPQSAASGGENGKPAEGVVPKVAGGAQFRAAALLSPPPLPEGLPGPLIKRIEDLRTASRQFDQEGRKKFFTLDMNNILLDIELQVQEQPPMVRSCVYSHLEAFVPCNKETLLKRLKKLSLNIQDDRLRTPLLKLKLAVCSVMPEQTARYNMDCLARVAKQQMEDGERNVSEEEEEEKPGKRVMGPRKKFIWDDKLRALLCNLVRVKLKCYEQEKCSLSVEDYLKVFMENEVKPLWPKGWMQARMLFKESRTVHGHLTGLGKKRIFPTPKPKVKELEWAQRSILTLAPVAAPALPGPVGLLSSPTSEPICLSDSLDDDLATNSLDSIAHALSLLSNAANGITASSASASSSSPPGISRHCSHTQSPALSVSTTSVASSNLTSTPSSCPSRVETFSGLKDAALLQRNTVTPPSVANSTVCRSNSIVSISTAQQAKPRPPPTASPLYPPQQRPFAVKPGHMPTPTAQPKNLANKPAEASRSVGVTVGAQQPITNSHSSPLNCKSPQQVTRVPNLPRQSPTPPSPSSLHPQSKVQTHTPPQAHHQSGFITPMQATITKSSHSSSSSPIIKLTHRPPAPTPSPPTPTSSPHPQIVTPPLQYSPKSPGLRLPFSVSSAVKTTTPQAICSFAGAQKNTNPQGGISASITNHSPTVSPQTIGFQDTSTSPSGVSANHGQRQRTVGGASQSAKSSANRTSALGLTASPDPALLSQVSSAAGANLLSSVGATLPLSFGMLGGLVPISLPFQFPPLLNFTPPTPASAGGTSPAPNSGYSLSQNLFKSLQSGAQAALPPHLQLAFSDSNQSQAGDVKRKTH is encoded by the exons ATGGCTGAGGCCGGCAGGACGTTGCAGCCGCCACCGCTGCTGCCGGGGCTTTGCGACCCGGGCATCAGGAGGGTCAGGCGGACTGACATGGAGAATGGAACTAATACTGGCACTGGGACCGGTACCGTTCGTTTGCAGCTGAAACTGTCTGAACCAGATGAGCTCTTTTCCCCAGAGTTCAATTACGGCGAGCTGATCCAGTCCCTGCAG ACCAAGAAGGAAGTGCCAAGTGCTGTACCTCCTCATGACCCAACTAACCCCTTTGATGATGATGCAAGAGAAAGACGAGAAGTGGAAGCATTGGCCAAAAAGTTTGAGAGTAAATAT GGTACAGCCTGCAGTAAGAAGAGGAAAGACCGAGTGCAGGATCTGATCGATATTGGATTCGGTTATGATGAGAACGACTCTTTCATAGACAACTCTGAAGCT TATGATGAGCTTGTTCCAGCCTCTCTCACAACAAAGCTGGGTGGCTTCTACATCAATACGGGAACGCTGCAGTTCCGTGCCACCTCTGAGTCTGAAGGAGAGGAGCCTGATGGAGATGAGCAAACGAGG GAAGGAGAGGAACCAGGgctgaagaggaagaggaaagaTGAAGACACAGAGGAAAAGAAACTACAGAAACCCCAGCCGCCTAAGCAGGG CTTGGAGCCTCTAAACGTGCCTCAGccggagaagaagaagaggaagaagctgATGAAGGACTCTCTGTGTTTGGCCGCGATGCTGCGTCGCTTTACGAAGGAAAAGGAAGAGATACGTAAACAAACCCCAGCGGGAATTAACCCCGCACTGACCAGCAACCTGCATCACGCACACACCCTTCGCACCACCACCAATAATGACCCCCTACTCACCGACCTGACCTCTGACCCCGCTGTGATGTCACTGTTGACCAGCTCTAATGGGAACGAGCTGCACGACTTGCTGAGTGACCTGGACTTCAGCGTACTGGACACTGGACCCCAGTCAGCTGCCTCAGGTGGGGAAAATGGAAAGCCGGCCGAAGGAGTGGTGCCGAAAGTGGCAGGCGGGGCTCAGTTCAGGGCAGCGGCACTTCTTTCGCCTCCACCACTGCCAGAGGGACTGCCTGGACCCCTGATCAAACGCATTGAAGACCTACGAACT GCATCGCGACAATTTGACCAAGAGGGCAGAAAGAAGTTCTTCACTTTGGACATGAACAACATCTTATTGGA tattGAGCTGCAGGTGCAGGAGCAGCCCCCAATGGTGCGTTCATGTGTGTATTCTCACCTGGAGGCTTTCGTGCCCTGCAATAAAGAGACTCTGCTCAAACGCCTCAAAAAGCTCAGCCTCAACATCCAG gacgATCGTCTGCGGACTCCTctgctgaagctgaagctggCTGTGTGCAGTGTTATGCCAGAACAAACTGCCAGATACAACATGGACTGCCTGGCCAGAGTGGCAAA ACAGCAGATGGAGGATGGAGAGAGAAATGTttcagaggaagaagaggaggagaaaccAGGAAAAAGGGTTATGGGACCACGGAAGAAATTCATTTGGGACGACAAACTCAG GGCTTTGCTGTGTAACCTGGTGCGAGTGAAGCTGAAATGTTATGAGCAGGAGAAATGCTCTCTTTCTGTAGAGGACTACCTCAAAGTATTCATGGAGAATGAGGTCAAACCGCTCTGGCCTAAAGGATGGATGCAGGCCAG AATGCTGTTTAAGGAGAGTCGTACAGTACATGGTCACCTCACTGGCCT GGGAAAGAAGAGGATCTTTCCCACCCCCAAACCTAAAGTAAAG GAGTTGGAATGGGCCCAGCGCTCAATCCTGACGTTAGCCCCAGTGGCAGCTCCAGCGTTACCTGGCCCTGTGGGCCTGCTCTCCTCCCCTACATCAGAGCCCATCTGCCTCTCTGACTCGCTGGACGATGACCTGGCCACCAACTCTCTGGACTCTATTGCTCATGCACTTTcactgctcagcaatgctgctaACGGCATCACAGCTAGCTCTGCTTCTGCCTCCTCTTCTTCACCTCCTGGTATTAGCAGGCACTGTTCTCACACGCAGAGTCCGGCTCTGTCCGTATCGACCACATCCGTTGCTTCCTCTAATCTTACCTCCACTCCTTCGTCTTGTCCGAGCCGAGTGGAGACCTTTTCGGGGCTAAAGGATGCTGCATTGCTGCAGAGAAACACAGTGACGCCTCCGAGTGTTGCTAACAGCACTGTTTGTAGGTCAAACAGCATAGTTAGCATCAGCACTGCCCAGCAAGCTAAGCCTCGCCCACCTCCGACAGCCTCTCCACTTTACCCGCCTCAGCAAAGGCCGTTTGCGGTGAAACCTGGCCACATGCCAACCCCTACAGCTCAGCCCAAGAACTTGGCTAACAAACCGGCTGAAGCTAGCCGAAGTGTCGGCGTGACGGTGGGTGCGCAGCAGCCTATTACAAATTCTCACTCTTCACCACTGAACTGCAAAAGCCCTCAGCAGGTGACTAGGGTGCCGAACTTGCCCCGCCAGTCTCCTACACCTCCCTCGCCCTCCAGCCTCCACCCACAGAGCAAGGTCCAGACACACACCCCGCCCCAGGCACACCACCAGTCGGGCTTTATAACGCCCATGCAGGCCACCATCACCAAGTCTTCCCACAGTAGCAGCAGCTCACCCATCATTAAACTTACCCACCGGCCTCCTGCCCCCACGCCTTCACCCCCCACCCCGACATCGTCCCCTCACCCTCAAATCGTAACCCCACCTCTCCAGTACAGTCCTAAAAGCCCCGGATTAAGGCTGCCCTTCAGTGTCAGCTCTGCTGTCAAAACCACCACCCCGCAGGCAATCTGCAGCTTTGCTGGTGCACAAAAAAACACCAATCCTCAAGGGGGCATTAGTGCAAGCATTACTAACCACAGCCCCACAGTCTCACCTCAGACCATTGGCTTCCAGGACACTAGCACCTCCCCTTCAGGTGTCTCAGCCAACCACGGACAGAGGCAGAGGACTGTGGGAGGTGCCAGCCAGAGTGCCAAATCTTCAGCCAATCGCACATCAGCCTTGGGATTGACTGCTTCACCTGACCCTGCCCTCTTGTCCCAG GTTTCTTCTGCAGCAGGCGCTAATCTCCTCAGTTCGGTGGGTGCGACTTTGCCGTTGAGTTTCGGGATGTTGGGAGGCCTGGTGCCTATCTCTCTGCCCTTCCAGTTCCCCCCACTGCTGAACTTCACTCCGCCCACCCCGGCCAGTGCAGGGGGAACTTCACCTGCCCCCAACTCAGGATACAGTCTGTCTCAGA atttgtttaagagtttgcAGTCAGGTGCCCAGGCTGCTCTACCTCCTCACCTGCAGCTTGCTTTCTCAG aTTCGAACCAAAGCCAGGCCGGAGACGTGAAGAGAAAGACCCACTGA
- the ubn2a gene encoding ubinuclein-2a isoform X2 yields MAEAGRTLQPPPLLPGLCDPGIRRVRRTDMENGTNTGTGTGTVRLQLKLSEPDELFSPEFNYGELIQSLQTKKEVPSAVPPHDPTNPFDDDARERREVEALAKKFESKYGTACSKKRKDRVQDLIDIGFGYDENDSFIDNSEAYDELVPASLTTKLGGFYINTGTLQFRATSESEGEEPDGDEQTREGEEPGLKRKRKDEDTEEKKLQKPQPPKQGLEPLNVPQPEKKKRKKLMKDSLCLAAMLRRFTKEKEEIRKQTPAGINPALTSNLHHAHTLRTTTNNDPLLTDLTSDPAVMSLLTSSNGNELHDLLSDLDFSVLDTGPQSAASGGENGKPAEGVVPKVAGGAQFRAAALLSPPPLPEGLPGPLIKRIEDLRTASRQFDQEGRKKFFTLDMNNILLDIELQVQEQPPMVRSCVYSHLEAFVPCNKETLLKRLKKLSLNIQDDRLRTPLLKLKLAVCSVMPEQTARYNMDCLARVAKQQMEDGERNVSEEEEEEKPGKRVMGPRKKFIWDDKLRALLCNLVRVKLKCYEQEKCSLSVEDYLKVFMENEVKPLWPKGWMQARMLFKESRTVHGHLTGLGKKRIFPTPKPKVKELEWAQRSILTLAPVAAPALPGPVGLLSSPTSEPICLSDSLDDDLATNSLDSIAHALSLLSNAANGITASSASASSSSPPGISRHCSHTQSPALSVSTTSVASSNLTSTPSSCPSRVETFSGLKDAALLQRNTVTPPSVANSTVCRSNSIVSISTAQQAKPRPPPTASPLYPPQQRPFAVKPGHMPTPTAQPKNLANKPAEASRSVGVTVGAQQPITNSHSSPLNCKSPQQVTRVPNLPRQSPTPPSPSSLHPQSKVQTHTPPQAHHQSGFITPMQATITKSSHSSSSSPIIKLTHRPPAPTPSPPTPTSSPHPQIVTPPLQYSPKSPGLRLPFSVSSAVKTTTPQAICSFAGAQKNTNPQGGISASITNHSPTVSPQTIGFQDTSTSPSGVSANHGQRQRTVGGASQSAKSSANRTSALGLTASPDPALLSQVSSAAGANLLSSVGATLPLSFGMLGGLVPISLPFQFPPLLNFTPPTPASAGGTSPAPNSGYSLSQNSNQSQAGDVKRKTH; encoded by the exons ATGGCTGAGGCCGGCAGGACGTTGCAGCCGCCACCGCTGCTGCCGGGGCTTTGCGACCCGGGCATCAGGAGGGTCAGGCGGACTGACATGGAGAATGGAACTAATACTGGCACTGGGACCGGTACCGTTCGTTTGCAGCTGAAACTGTCTGAACCAGATGAGCTCTTTTCCCCAGAGTTCAATTACGGCGAGCTGATCCAGTCCCTGCAG ACCAAGAAGGAAGTGCCAAGTGCTGTACCTCCTCATGACCCAACTAACCCCTTTGATGATGATGCAAGAGAAAGACGAGAAGTGGAAGCATTGGCCAAAAAGTTTGAGAGTAAATAT GGTACAGCCTGCAGTAAGAAGAGGAAAGACCGAGTGCAGGATCTGATCGATATTGGATTCGGTTATGATGAGAACGACTCTTTCATAGACAACTCTGAAGCT TATGATGAGCTTGTTCCAGCCTCTCTCACAACAAAGCTGGGTGGCTTCTACATCAATACGGGAACGCTGCAGTTCCGTGCCACCTCTGAGTCTGAAGGAGAGGAGCCTGATGGAGATGAGCAAACGAGG GAAGGAGAGGAACCAGGgctgaagaggaagaggaaagaTGAAGACACAGAGGAAAAGAAACTACAGAAACCCCAGCCGCCTAAGCAGGG CTTGGAGCCTCTAAACGTGCCTCAGccggagaagaagaagaggaagaagctgATGAAGGACTCTCTGTGTTTGGCCGCGATGCTGCGTCGCTTTACGAAGGAAAAGGAAGAGATACGTAAACAAACCCCAGCGGGAATTAACCCCGCACTGACCAGCAACCTGCATCACGCACACACCCTTCGCACCACCACCAATAATGACCCCCTACTCACCGACCTGACCTCTGACCCCGCTGTGATGTCACTGTTGACCAGCTCTAATGGGAACGAGCTGCACGACTTGCTGAGTGACCTGGACTTCAGCGTACTGGACACTGGACCCCAGTCAGCTGCCTCAGGTGGGGAAAATGGAAAGCCGGCCGAAGGAGTGGTGCCGAAAGTGGCAGGCGGGGCTCAGTTCAGGGCAGCGGCACTTCTTTCGCCTCCACCACTGCCAGAGGGACTGCCTGGACCCCTGATCAAACGCATTGAAGACCTACGAACT GCATCGCGACAATTTGACCAAGAGGGCAGAAAGAAGTTCTTCACTTTGGACATGAACAACATCTTATTGGA tattGAGCTGCAGGTGCAGGAGCAGCCCCCAATGGTGCGTTCATGTGTGTATTCTCACCTGGAGGCTTTCGTGCCCTGCAATAAAGAGACTCTGCTCAAACGCCTCAAAAAGCTCAGCCTCAACATCCAG gacgATCGTCTGCGGACTCCTctgctgaagctgaagctggCTGTGTGCAGTGTTATGCCAGAACAAACTGCCAGATACAACATGGACTGCCTGGCCAGAGTGGCAAA ACAGCAGATGGAGGATGGAGAGAGAAATGTttcagaggaagaagaggaggagaaaccAGGAAAAAGGGTTATGGGACCACGGAAGAAATTCATTTGGGACGACAAACTCAG GGCTTTGCTGTGTAACCTGGTGCGAGTGAAGCTGAAATGTTATGAGCAGGAGAAATGCTCTCTTTCTGTAGAGGACTACCTCAAAGTATTCATGGAGAATGAGGTCAAACCGCTCTGGCCTAAAGGATGGATGCAGGCCAG AATGCTGTTTAAGGAGAGTCGTACAGTACATGGTCACCTCACTGGCCT GGGAAAGAAGAGGATCTTTCCCACCCCCAAACCTAAAGTAAAG GAGTTGGAATGGGCCCAGCGCTCAATCCTGACGTTAGCCCCAGTGGCAGCTCCAGCGTTACCTGGCCCTGTGGGCCTGCTCTCCTCCCCTACATCAGAGCCCATCTGCCTCTCTGACTCGCTGGACGATGACCTGGCCACCAACTCTCTGGACTCTATTGCTCATGCACTTTcactgctcagcaatgctgctaACGGCATCACAGCTAGCTCTGCTTCTGCCTCCTCTTCTTCACCTCCTGGTATTAGCAGGCACTGTTCTCACACGCAGAGTCCGGCTCTGTCCGTATCGACCACATCCGTTGCTTCCTCTAATCTTACCTCCACTCCTTCGTCTTGTCCGAGCCGAGTGGAGACCTTTTCGGGGCTAAAGGATGCTGCATTGCTGCAGAGAAACACAGTGACGCCTCCGAGTGTTGCTAACAGCACTGTTTGTAGGTCAAACAGCATAGTTAGCATCAGCACTGCCCAGCAAGCTAAGCCTCGCCCACCTCCGACAGCCTCTCCACTTTACCCGCCTCAGCAAAGGCCGTTTGCGGTGAAACCTGGCCACATGCCAACCCCTACAGCTCAGCCCAAGAACTTGGCTAACAAACCGGCTGAAGCTAGCCGAAGTGTCGGCGTGACGGTGGGTGCGCAGCAGCCTATTACAAATTCTCACTCTTCACCACTGAACTGCAAAAGCCCTCAGCAGGTGACTAGGGTGCCGAACTTGCCCCGCCAGTCTCCTACACCTCCCTCGCCCTCCAGCCTCCACCCACAGAGCAAGGTCCAGACACACACCCCGCCCCAGGCACACCACCAGTCGGGCTTTATAACGCCCATGCAGGCCACCATCACCAAGTCTTCCCACAGTAGCAGCAGCTCACCCATCATTAAACTTACCCACCGGCCTCCTGCCCCCACGCCTTCACCCCCCACCCCGACATCGTCCCCTCACCCTCAAATCGTAACCCCACCTCTCCAGTACAGTCCTAAAAGCCCCGGATTAAGGCTGCCCTTCAGTGTCAGCTCTGCTGTCAAAACCACCACCCCGCAGGCAATCTGCAGCTTTGCTGGTGCACAAAAAAACACCAATCCTCAAGGGGGCATTAGTGCAAGCATTACTAACCACAGCCCCACAGTCTCACCTCAGACCATTGGCTTCCAGGACACTAGCACCTCCCCTTCAGGTGTCTCAGCCAACCACGGACAGAGGCAGAGGACTGTGGGAGGTGCCAGCCAGAGTGCCAAATCTTCAGCCAATCGCACATCAGCCTTGGGATTGACTGCTTCACCTGACCCTGCCCTCTTGTCCCAG GTTTCTTCTGCAGCAGGCGCTAATCTCCTCAGTTCGGTGGGTGCGACTTTGCCGTTGAGTTTCGGGATGTTGGGAGGCCTGGTGCCTATCTCTCTGCCCTTCCAGTTCCCCCCACTGCTGAACTTCACTCCGCCCACCCCGGCCAGTGCAGGGGGAACTTCACCTGCCCCCAACTCAGGATACAGTCTGTCTCAGA aTTCGAACCAAAGCCAGGCCGGAGACGTGAAGAGAAAGACCCACTGA
- the ubn2a gene encoding ubinuclein-2a isoform X3 — translation MAEAGRTLQPPPLLPGLCDPGIRRVRRTDMENGTNTGTGTGTVRLQLKLSEPDELFSPEFNYGELIQSLQTKKEVPSAVPPHDPTNPFDDDARERREVEALAKKFESKYYDELVPASLTTKLGGFYINTGTLQFRATSESEGEEPDGDEQTREGEEPGLKRKRKDEDTEEKKLQKPQPPKQGLEPLNVPQPEKKKRKKLMKDSLCLAAMLRRFTKEKEEIRKQTPAGINPALTSNLHHAHTLRTTTNNDPLLTDLTSDPAVMSLLTSSNGNELHDLLSDLDFSVLDTGPQSAASGGENGKPAEGVVPKVAGGAQFRAAALLSPPPLPEGLPGPLIKRIEDLRTASRQFDQEGRKKFFTLDMNNILLDIELQVQEQPPMVRSCVYSHLEAFVPCNKETLLKRLKKLSLNIQDDRLRTPLLKLKLAVCSVMPEQTARYNMDCLARVAKQQMEDGERNVSEEEEEEKPGKRVMGPRKKFIWDDKLRALLCNLVRVKLKCYEQEKCSLSVEDYLKVFMENEVKPLWPKGWMQARMLFKESRTVHGHLTGLGKKRIFPTPKPKVKELEWAQRSILTLAPVAAPALPGPVGLLSSPTSEPICLSDSLDDDLATNSLDSIAHALSLLSNAANGITASSASASSSSPPGISRHCSHTQSPALSVSTTSVASSNLTSTPSSCPSRVETFSGLKDAALLQRNTVTPPSVANSTVCRSNSIVSISTAQQAKPRPPPTASPLYPPQQRPFAVKPGHMPTPTAQPKNLANKPAEASRSVGVTVGAQQPITNSHSSPLNCKSPQQVTRVPNLPRQSPTPPSPSSLHPQSKVQTHTPPQAHHQSGFITPMQATITKSSHSSSSSPIIKLTHRPPAPTPSPPTPTSSPHPQIVTPPLQYSPKSPGLRLPFSVSSAVKTTTPQAICSFAGAQKNTNPQGGISASITNHSPTVSPQTIGFQDTSTSPSGVSANHGQRQRTVGGASQSAKSSANRTSALGLTASPDPALLSQVSSAAGANLLSSVGATLPLSFGMLGGLVPISLPFQFPPLLNFTPPTPASAGGTSPAPNSGYSLSQNLFKSLQSGAQAALPPHLQLAFSDSNQSQAGDVKRKTH, via the exons ATGGCTGAGGCCGGCAGGACGTTGCAGCCGCCACCGCTGCTGCCGGGGCTTTGCGACCCGGGCATCAGGAGGGTCAGGCGGACTGACATGGAGAATGGAACTAATACTGGCACTGGGACCGGTACCGTTCGTTTGCAGCTGAAACTGTCTGAACCAGATGAGCTCTTTTCCCCAGAGTTCAATTACGGCGAGCTGATCCAGTCCCTGCAG ACCAAGAAGGAAGTGCCAAGTGCTGTACCTCCTCATGACCCAACTAACCCCTTTGATGATGATGCAAGAGAAAGACGAGAAGTGGAAGCATTGGCCAAAAAGTTTGAGAGTAAATAT TATGATGAGCTTGTTCCAGCCTCTCTCACAACAAAGCTGGGTGGCTTCTACATCAATACGGGAACGCTGCAGTTCCGTGCCACCTCTGAGTCTGAAGGAGAGGAGCCTGATGGAGATGAGCAAACGAGG GAAGGAGAGGAACCAGGgctgaagaggaagaggaaagaTGAAGACACAGAGGAAAAGAAACTACAGAAACCCCAGCCGCCTAAGCAGGG CTTGGAGCCTCTAAACGTGCCTCAGccggagaagaagaagaggaagaagctgATGAAGGACTCTCTGTGTTTGGCCGCGATGCTGCGTCGCTTTACGAAGGAAAAGGAAGAGATACGTAAACAAACCCCAGCGGGAATTAACCCCGCACTGACCAGCAACCTGCATCACGCACACACCCTTCGCACCACCACCAATAATGACCCCCTACTCACCGACCTGACCTCTGACCCCGCTGTGATGTCACTGTTGACCAGCTCTAATGGGAACGAGCTGCACGACTTGCTGAGTGACCTGGACTTCAGCGTACTGGACACTGGACCCCAGTCAGCTGCCTCAGGTGGGGAAAATGGAAAGCCGGCCGAAGGAGTGGTGCCGAAAGTGGCAGGCGGGGCTCAGTTCAGGGCAGCGGCACTTCTTTCGCCTCCACCACTGCCAGAGGGACTGCCTGGACCCCTGATCAAACGCATTGAAGACCTACGAACT GCATCGCGACAATTTGACCAAGAGGGCAGAAAGAAGTTCTTCACTTTGGACATGAACAACATCTTATTGGA tattGAGCTGCAGGTGCAGGAGCAGCCCCCAATGGTGCGTTCATGTGTGTATTCTCACCTGGAGGCTTTCGTGCCCTGCAATAAAGAGACTCTGCTCAAACGCCTCAAAAAGCTCAGCCTCAACATCCAG gacgATCGTCTGCGGACTCCTctgctgaagctgaagctggCTGTGTGCAGTGTTATGCCAGAACAAACTGCCAGATACAACATGGACTGCCTGGCCAGAGTGGCAAA ACAGCAGATGGAGGATGGAGAGAGAAATGTttcagaggaagaagaggaggagaaaccAGGAAAAAGGGTTATGGGACCACGGAAGAAATTCATTTGGGACGACAAACTCAG GGCTTTGCTGTGTAACCTGGTGCGAGTGAAGCTGAAATGTTATGAGCAGGAGAAATGCTCTCTTTCTGTAGAGGACTACCTCAAAGTATTCATGGAGAATGAGGTCAAACCGCTCTGGCCTAAAGGATGGATGCAGGCCAG AATGCTGTTTAAGGAGAGTCGTACAGTACATGGTCACCTCACTGGCCT GGGAAAGAAGAGGATCTTTCCCACCCCCAAACCTAAAGTAAAG GAGTTGGAATGGGCCCAGCGCTCAATCCTGACGTTAGCCCCAGTGGCAGCTCCAGCGTTACCTGGCCCTGTGGGCCTGCTCTCCTCCCCTACATCAGAGCCCATCTGCCTCTCTGACTCGCTGGACGATGACCTGGCCACCAACTCTCTGGACTCTATTGCTCATGCACTTTcactgctcagcaatgctgctaACGGCATCACAGCTAGCTCTGCTTCTGCCTCCTCTTCTTCACCTCCTGGTATTAGCAGGCACTGTTCTCACACGCAGAGTCCGGCTCTGTCCGTATCGACCACATCCGTTGCTTCCTCTAATCTTACCTCCACTCCTTCGTCTTGTCCGAGCCGAGTGGAGACCTTTTCGGGGCTAAAGGATGCTGCATTGCTGCAGAGAAACACAGTGACGCCTCCGAGTGTTGCTAACAGCACTGTTTGTAGGTCAAACAGCATAGTTAGCATCAGCACTGCCCAGCAAGCTAAGCCTCGCCCACCTCCGACAGCCTCTCCACTTTACCCGCCTCAGCAAAGGCCGTTTGCGGTGAAACCTGGCCACATGCCAACCCCTACAGCTCAGCCCAAGAACTTGGCTAACAAACCGGCTGAAGCTAGCCGAAGTGTCGGCGTGACGGTGGGTGCGCAGCAGCCTATTACAAATTCTCACTCTTCACCACTGAACTGCAAAAGCCCTCAGCAGGTGACTAGGGTGCCGAACTTGCCCCGCCAGTCTCCTACACCTCCCTCGCCCTCCAGCCTCCACCCACAGAGCAAGGTCCAGACACACACCCCGCCCCAGGCACACCACCAGTCGGGCTTTATAACGCCCATGCAGGCCACCATCACCAAGTCTTCCCACAGTAGCAGCAGCTCACCCATCATTAAACTTACCCACCGGCCTCCTGCCCCCACGCCTTCACCCCCCACCCCGACATCGTCCCCTCACCCTCAAATCGTAACCCCACCTCTCCAGTACAGTCCTAAAAGCCCCGGATTAAGGCTGCCCTTCAGTGTCAGCTCTGCTGTCAAAACCACCACCCCGCAGGCAATCTGCAGCTTTGCTGGTGCACAAAAAAACACCAATCCTCAAGGGGGCATTAGTGCAAGCATTACTAACCACAGCCCCACAGTCTCACCTCAGACCATTGGCTTCCAGGACACTAGCACCTCCCCTTCAGGTGTCTCAGCCAACCACGGACAGAGGCAGAGGACTGTGGGAGGTGCCAGCCAGAGTGCCAAATCTTCAGCCAATCGCACATCAGCCTTGGGATTGACTGCTTCACCTGACCCTGCCCTCTTGTCCCAG GTTTCTTCTGCAGCAGGCGCTAATCTCCTCAGTTCGGTGGGTGCGACTTTGCCGTTGAGTTTCGGGATGTTGGGAGGCCTGGTGCCTATCTCTCTGCCCTTCCAGTTCCCCCCACTGCTGAACTTCACTCCGCCCACCCCGGCCAGTGCAGGGGGAACTTCACCTGCCCCCAACTCAGGATACAGTCTGTCTCAGA atttgtttaagagtttgcAGTCAGGTGCCCAGGCTGCTCTACCTCCTCACCTGCAGCTTGCTTTCTCAG aTTCGAACCAAAGCCAGGCCGGAGACGTGAAGAGAAAGACCCACTGA